CAAGGAGTGCAAGCACGATGAGAAGCAAGGCGATCTTACCCACGAGCGCCTCTTCTCCCACGCATTGAACCGGCCGGGGCTAAGTAAAACTGCATCTCGATCTTCTCCCTATCCTTCGACAGGAATCCTCGGGGCGTCGAGCCAGAGCTTCTCGAGTTCATAATAGTGCCTCGTCTCATCTTCGAAGACATGAACGATGACGTCTCCATAATCCAGTAATATCCAGTGAGCATAGTGTAACCCTTCTATGGAAAGGGGTTTTATCGATTTCTTCCGGAACTCGGACTCGATGTGCTCAGCGATGGCCTTAACCTGCGTTGTGCTCTCACCCGAGCAGATAAGAAAATAATCTGCGATGACGGTTAATCCCTTC
The genomic region above belongs to Thermodesulfovibrionales bacterium and contains:
- the rsfS gene encoding ribosome silencing factor — translated: MTPLESNERAQCAAKAAAAKKAKDTVILELKGLTVIADYFLICSGESTTQVKAIAEHIESEFRKKSIKPLSIEGLHYAHWILLDYGDVIVHVFEDETRHYYELEKLWLDAPRIPVEG